NNNNNNNNNNNNNNNNNNNNNNNNNNNNNNNNNNNNNNNNNNNNNNNNNNNNNNNNNNNNNNNNNNNNNNNNNNNNNNNNNNNNNNNNNNNNNNNNNNNNNNNNNNNNNNNNNNNNNNNNNNNNNNNNNNNNNNNNNNNNNNNNNNNNNNNNNNNNNNNNNNNNNNNNNNNNNNNNNNNNNNNNNNNNNNNNNNNNNNNNNNNNNNNNNNNNNNNNNNNNNNNNNNNNNNNNNNNNNNNNNNNNNNNNNNNNNNNNNNNNNNNNNNNNNNNNNNNNNNNNNNNNNNNNNNNNNNNNNNNNNNNNNNNNNNNNNNNNNNNNNNNNNNNNNNNNNNNNNNNNNNNNNNNNNNNNNNNNNNNNNNNNNNNNNNNNNNNNNNNNNNNNNNNNNNNNNNNNNNNNNNNNNNNNNNNNNNNNNNNNNNNNNNNNNNNNNNNNNNNNNNNNNNNNNNNNNNNNNNNNNNNNNNNNNNNNNNNNNNNNNNNNNNNNNNNNNNNNNNNNNNNNNNNNNNNNNNNNNNNNNNNNNNNNNNNNNNNNNNNNNNNNNNNNNNNNNNNNNNNNNNNNNNNNNNNNNNNNNNNNNNNNNNNNNNNNNNNNNNNNNNNNNNNNNNNNNNNNNNNNNNNNNNNNNNNNNNNNNNNNNNNNNNNNNNNNNNNNNNNNNNNNNNNNNNNNNNNNNNNNNNNNNNNNNNNNNNNNNNNNNNNNNNNNNNNNNNNNNNNNNNNNNNNNNNNNNNNNNNNNNNNNNNNNNNNNNNNNNNNNNNNNNNNNNNNNNNNNNNNNNNNNNNNNNNNNNNNNNNNNNNNNNNNNNNNNNNNNNNNNNNNNNNNNNNNNNNNNNNNNNNNNNNNNNNNNNNNNNNNNNNNNNNNNNNNNNNNNNNNNNNNNNNNNNNNNNNNNNNNNNNNNNNNNNNNNNNNNNNNNNNNNNNNNNNNNNNNNNNNNNNNNNNNNNNNNNNNNNNNNNNNNNNNNNNNNNNNNNNNNNNNNNNNNNNNNNNNNNNNNNNNNNNNNNNNNNNNNNNNNNNNNNNNNNNNNNNNNNNNNNNNNNNNNNNNNNNNNNNNNNNNNNNNNNNNNNNNNNNNNNNNNNNNNNNNNNNNNNNNNNNNNNNNNNNNNNNNNNNNNNNNNNNNNNNNNNNNNNNNNNNNNNNNNNNNNNNNNNNNNNNNNNNNNNNNNNNNNNNNNNNNNNNNNNNNNNNNNNNNNNNNNNNNNNNNNNNNNNNNNNNNNNNNNNNNNNNNNNNNNNNNNNNNNNNNNNNNNNNNNNNNNNNNNNNNNNNNNNNNNNNNNNNNNNNNNNNNNNNNNNNNNNNNNNNNNNNNNNNNNNNNNNNNNNNNNNNNNNNNNNNNNNNNNNNNNNNNNNNNNNNNNNNNNNNNNNNNNNNNNNNNNNNNNNNNNNNNNNNNNNNNNNNNNNNNNNNNNNNNNNNNNNNNNNNNNNNNNNNNNNNNNNNNNNNNNNNNNNNNNNNNNNNNNNNNNNNNNNNNNNNNNNNNNNNNNNNNNNNNNNNNNNNNNNNNNNNNNNNNNNNNNNNNNNNNNNNNNNNNNNNNNNNNNNNNNNNNNNNNNNNNNNNNNNNNNNNNNNNNNNNNNNNNNNNNNNNNNNNNNNNNNNNNNNNNNNNNNNNNNNNNNNNNNNNNNNNNNNNNNNNNNNNNNNNNNNNNNNNNNNNNNNNNNNNNNNNNNNNNNNNNNNNNNNNNNNNNNNNNNNNNNNNNNNNNNNNNNNNNNNNNNNNNNNNNNNNNNNNNNNNNNNNNNNNNNNNNNNNNNNNNNNNNNNNNNNNNNNNNNNNNNNNNNNNNNNNNNNNNNNNNNNNNNNNNNNNNNNNNNNNNNNNNNNNNNNNNNNNNNNNNNNNNNNNNNNNNNNNNNNNNNNNNNNNNNNNNNNNNNNNNNNNNNNNNNNNNNNNNNNNNNNNNNNNNNNNNNNNNNNNNNNNNNNNNNNNNNNNNNNNNNNNNNNNNNNNNNNNNNNNNNNNNNNNNNNNNNNNNNNNNNNNNNNNNNNNNNNNNNNNNNNNNNNNNNNNNNNNNNNNNNNNNNNNNNNNNNNNNNNNNNNNNNNNNNNNNNNNNNNNNNNNNNNNNNNNNNNNNNNNNNNNNNNNNNNNNNNNNNNNNNNNNNNNNNNNNNNNNNNNNNNNNNNNNNNNNNNNNNNNNNNNNNNNNNNNNNNNNNNNNNNNNNNNNNNNNNNNNNNNNNNNNNNNNNNNNNNNNNNNNNNNNNNNNNNNNNNNNNNNNNNNNNNNNNNNNNNNNNNNNNNNNNNNNNNNNNNNNNNNNNNNNNNNNNNNNNNNNNNNNNNNNNNNNNNNNNNNNNNNNNNNNNNNNNNNNNNNNNNNNNNNNNNNNNNNNNNNNNNNNNNNNNNNNNNNNNNNNNNNNNNNNNNNNNNNNNNNNNNNNNNNNNNNNNNNNNNNNNNNNNNNNNNNNNNNNNNNNNNNNNNNNNNNNNNNNNNNNNNNNNNNNNNNNNNNNNNNNNNNNNNNNNNNNNNNNNNNNNNNNNNNNNNNNNNNNNNNNNNNNNNNNNNNNNNNNNNNNNNNNNNNNNNNNNNNNNNNNNNNNNNNNNNNNNNNNNNNNNNNNNNNNNNNNNNNNNNNNNNNNNNNNNNNNNNNNNNNNNNNNNNNNNNNNNNNNNNNNNNNNNNNNNNNNNNNNNNNNNNNNNNNNNNNNNNNNNNNNNNNNNNNNNNNNNNNNNNNNNNNNNNNNNNNNNNNNNNNNNNNNNNNNNNNNNNNNNNNNNNNNNNNNNNNNNNNNNNNNNNNNNNNNNNNNNNNNNNNNNNNNNNNNNNNNNNNNNNNNNNNNNNNNNNNNNNNNNNNNNNNNNNNNNNNNNNNNNNNNNNNNNNNNNNNNNNNNNNNNNNNNNNNNNNNNNNNNNNNNNNNNNNNNNNNNNNNNNNNNNNNNNNNNNNNNNNNNNNNNNNNNNNNNNNNNNNNNNNNNNNNNNNNNNNNNNNNNNNNNNNNNNNNNNNNNNNNNNNNNNNNNNNNNNNNNNNNNNNNNNNNNNNNNNNNNNNNNNNNNNNNNNNNNNNNNNNNNNNNNNNNNNNNNNNNNNNNNNNNNNNNNNNNNNNNNNNNNNNNNNNNNNNNNNNNNNNNNNNNNNNNNNNNNNNNNNNNNNNNNNNNNNNNNNNNNNNNNNNNNNNNNNNNNNNNNNNNNNNNNNNNNNNNNNNNNNNNNNNNNNNNNNNNNNNNNNNNNNNNNNNNNNNNNNNNNNNNNNNNNNNNNNNNNNNNNNNNNNNNNNNNNNNNNNNNNNNNNNNNNNNNNNNNNNNNNNNNNNNNNNNNNNNNNNNNNNNNNNNNNNNNNNNNNNNNNNNNNNNNNNNNNNNNNNNNNNNNNNNNNNNNNNNNNNNNNNNNNNNNNNNNNNNNNNNNNNNNNNNNNNNNNNNNNNNNNNNNNNNNNNNNNNNNNNNNNNNNNNNNNNNNNNNNNNNNNNNNNNNNNNNNNNNNNNNNNNNNNNNNNNNNNNNNNNNNNNNNNNNNNNNNNNNNNNNNNNNNNNNNNNNNNNNNNNNNNNNNNNNNNNNNNNNNNNNNNNNNNNNNNNNNNNNNNNNNNNNNNNNNNNNNNNNNNNNNNNNNNNNNNNNNNNNNNNNNNNNNNNNNNNNNNNNNNNNNNNNNNNNNNNNNNNNNNNNNNNNNNNNNNNNNNNNNNNNNNNNNNNNNNNNNNNNNNNNNNNNNNNNNNNNNNNNNNNNNNNNNNNNNNNNNNNNNNNNNNNNNNNNNNNNNNNNNNNNNNNNNNNNNNNNNNNNNNNNNNNNNNNNNNNNNNNNNNNNNNNNNNNNNNNNNNNNNNNNNNNNNNNNNNNNNNNNNNNNNNNNNNNNNNNNNNNNNNNNNNNNNNNNNNNNNNNNNNNNNNNNNNNNNNNNNNNNNNNNNNNNNNNNNNNNNNNNNNNNNNNNNNNNNNNNNNNNNNNNNNNNNNNNNNNNNNNNNNNNNNNNNNNNNNNNNNNNNNNNNNNNNNNNNNNNNNNNNNNNNNNNNNNNNNNNNNNNNNNNNNNNNNNNNNNNNNNNNNNNNNNNNNNNNNNNNNNNNNNNNNNNNNNNNNNNNNNNNNNNNNNNNNNNNNNNNNNNNNNNNNNNNNNNNNNNNNNNNNNNNNNNNNNNNNNNNNNNNNNNNNNNNNNNNNNNNNNNNNNNNNNNNNNNNNNNNNNNNNNNNNNNNNNNNNNNNNNNNNNNNNNNNNNNNNNNNNNNNNNNNNNNNNNNNNNNNNNNNNNNNNNNNNNNNNNNNNNNNNNNNNNNNNNNNNNNNNNNNNNNNNNNNNNNNNNNNNNNNNNNNNNNNNNNNNNNNNNNNNNNNNNNNNNNNNNNNNNNNNNNNNNNNNNNNNNNNNNNNNNNNNNNNNNNNNNNNNNNNNNNNNNNNNNNNNNNNNNNNNNNNNNNNNNNNNNNNNNNNNNNNNNNNNNNNNNNNNNNNNNNNNNNNNNNNNNNNNNNNNNNNNNNNNNNNNNNNNNNNNNNNNNNNNNNNNNNNNNNNNNNNNNNNNNNNNNNNNNNNNNNNNNNNNNNNNNNNNNNNNNNNNNNNNNNNNNNNNNNNNNNNNNNNNNNNNNNNNNNNNNNNNNNNNNNNNNNNNNNNNNNNNNNNNNNNNNNNNNNNNNNNNNNNNNNNNNNNNNNNNNNNNNNNNNNNNNNNNNNNNNNNNNNNNNNNNNNNNNNNNNNNNNNNNNNNNNNNNNNNNNNNNNNNNNNNNNNNNNNNNNNNNNNNNNNNNNNNNNNNNNNNNNNNNNNNNNNNNNNNNNNNNNNNNNNNNNNNNNNNNNNNNNNNNNNNNNNCATGTAAACTTCACAAGGCCAGGGGCCTCACCTCAGATGGATGCCTGGCAAgaccatcttctggtacatattcAGATGgggccatgggtcccaccatgggtgttgggaactaaaaagggtagggaaaagaggggggaaagagaacccacatctggccagagttcttcCTATGCTCTGGGTAAGCAGACACGAGAGGGCTGAAAgacgctttccacttggcccctgGTGGGCATAAAACCACTGAACCCACTCAGTGTGGGGTGCAAAAGGGGCAGCCCCTTAAAGCACTGGCCCAGGGGAGACACCCTCAGCCCTGGGGTCATGGGAGAAAGGGCTGAGGGAAAGGTTCCCACGCAGGCGGGAGTCCTTAGCgtgggccttgactggagcacaggccTTCCAATGGGAGactagaaatggctcattaggagaaagcctatcccatcatccatgCATAGCAGttcttgatgaacagagacaatttatggttttagagctttattatagaaagacagggggaaagagagaaggtaaaagagagaccagccatggccaagaggagagaaggggaaaaggagagagaagaaaggctagagtaagagtaagagagcaagagggagagagagtaagagagcgagcAGAGagatgaggatgaggagaggttagagagtgaggtggggtcaagcagcccctcttatggtgggatgtatctttactgttgctaggtaactgggaggagtctagcctgaagggcagaagcttgggacattgtctatgtgactactagccatgctTATCCTgtaggggctgtgggggcagtaacttcaacaggaaccttgagtccaggagacatgagggaatgacTATCTtgccatgtaggtaaattatcaccactccggggttcagacctcagctcgactggagaccagactgtctgtgtatagcccaatgccccacacatGGGTAatccttggttagtggtttagaccctgggagctctgtggggtacggttggttgatattgttgctcttcctgtggggttgcaaacccgttcagctccttcagtcctttgtttaactccttcattggggaccctattcTCAGTCTAATagttggctgggagcatctgcctctatatttgtcaagttctggcagagcctctcaggacactgctatatcaggctcttttcagcaagcccttcttggcatccacaatggtacCTGGGTTTCATGACTGTACataggatggatcctcaggtggggcagcctctggaaggtctttccttcagtctctgatccacactttgtctctgtacttgctgccatgagtattttgttgcccttactaagaagaaccaaagcaccaacactttggtcttccttatttttaACCATTGAGAGAATTTATGCCTACTATGTAACCAGGTTAGTGAGGTCATGAACTCTAGAGGAGAGGTTACTATTGCCCAATTTCTAAACCAGTAGAATTCACATCAGCATTTAAAATCTTAACATTGTATCCACAAATAAGTTTAGCTTTCACCCTCATCAATGAGGTTGCCCTCTGCCGCAGACAGAGATCGTCACAGAAATACAACTTATATATCACAGAGATCCAAAATTAGTTACACTGCAGAAAAAACTGACTTTAGACGGACAGTCTCTACAATACAACCCGTACAGTTAAAGATCATGAAGCATCAAATAAGAGAATTAGAAAGACTATAAGACATATAGGAGCAGGATGTTTGTTGTGAGGCAGTGTCTTCTAGGAATGAGAGCTAGTTGGTTATCCAATCTCAGGTGGTCAGCtgtaacacatatatacataagcaaTACGAAATAGGCTCTGTAAgttgtatttaaatatacatataatgatAATTGAAGTAGAGGTCATGAGTTTCAGAAAATATGGGAGGACACAATTGGAGTTTAAAGAAGGGAAAATTGCAATGAGAATAGTGTAAATACAGCACTCATGTATGAANNNNNNNNNNNNNNNNNNNNNNNNNNNNNNNNNNNNNNNNNNNNNNNNNNNNNNNNNNNNNNNNNNNNNNNNNNNNNNNNNNNNNNNNNNNNNNNNNNNNNNNNNNNNNNNNNNNNNNNNNNNNNNNNNNNNNNNNNNNNNNNNNNNNNNNNNNNNNNNNNNNNNNNNNNNNNNNNNNNNNNNNNNNNNNNNNNNNNNNNNNNNNNNNNNNNNNNNNNNNNNNNNNNNNNNNNNNNNNNNNNNNNNNNNNNNNNNNNNNNNNNNNNNNNNNNNNNNNNNNNNNNNNNNNNNNNNNNNNNNNNNNNNNNNNNNNNNNNNNNNNNNNNNNNNNNNNNNNNNNNNNNNNNNNNNNNNNNNNNNNNNNNNNNNNNNNNNNNNNNNNNNNNNNNNNNNNNNNNNNNNNNNNNNNNNNNNNNNNNNNNNNNNNNNNNNNNNNNNNNNNNNNNNNNNNNNNNNNNNNNNNNNNNNNNNNNNNNNNNNNNNNNNNNNNNNNNNNNNNNNNNNNNNNNNNNNNNNNNNNNNNNNNNNNNNNNNNNNNNNNNNNNNNNNNNNNNNNNNNNNNNNNNNNNNNNNNNNNNNNNNNNNNNNNNNNNNNNNNNNNNNNNNNNNNNNNNNNNNNNNNNNNNNNNNNNNNNNNNNNNNNNNNNNNNNNNNNNNNNNNNNNNNNNNNNNNNNNNNNNNNNNNNNNNNNNNNNNNNNNNNNNNNNNNNNNNNNNNNNNNNNNNNNNNNNNNNNNNNNNNNNNNNNNNNNNNNNNNNNNNNNNNNNNNNNNNNNNNNNNNNNNNNNNNNNNNNNNNNNNNNNNNNNNNNNNNNNNNNNNNNNNNNNNNNNNNNNNNNNNNNNNNNNNNNNNNNNNNNNNNNNNNNNNNNNNNNNNNNNNNNNNNNNNNNNNNNNNNNNNNNNNNNNNNNNNNNNNNNNNNNNNNNNNNNNNNNNNNNNNNNNNNNNNNNNNNNNNNNNNNNNNNNNNNNNNNNNNNNNNNNNNNNNNNNNNNNNNNNNNNNNNNNNNNNNNNNNNNNNNNNNNNNNNNNNNNNNNNNNNNNNNNNNNNNNNNNNNNNNNNNNNNNNNNNNNNNNNNNNNNNNNNNNNNNNNNNNNNNNNNNNNNNNNNNNNNNNNNNNNNNNNNNNNNNNNNNNNNNNNNNNNNNNNNNNNNNNNNNNNNNNNNNNNNNNNNNNNNNNNNNNNNNNNNNNNNNNNNNNNNNNNNNNNNNNNNNNNNNNNNNNNNNNNNNNNNNNNNNNNNNNNNNNNNNNNNNNNNNNNNNNNNNNNNNNNNNNNNNNNNNNNNNNNNNNNNNNNNNNNNNNNNNNNNNNNNNNNNNNNNNNNNNNNNNNNNNNNNNNNNNNNNNNNNNNNNNNNNNNNNNNNNNNNNNNNNNNNNNNNNNNNNNNNNNNNNNNNNNNNNNNNNNNNNNNNNNNNNNNNNNNNNNNNNNNNNNNNNNNNNNNNNNNNNNNNNNNNNNNNNNNNNNNNNNNNNNNNNNNNNNNNNNNNNNNNNNNNNNNNNNNNNNNNNNNNNNNNNNNNNNNNNNNNNNNNNNNNNNNNNNNNNNNNNNNNNNNNNNNNNNNNNNNNNNNNNNNNNNNNNNNNNNNNNNNNNNNNNNNNNNNNNNNNNNNNNNNNNNNNNNNNNNNNNNNNNNNNNNNNNNNNNNNNNNNNNNNNNNNNNNNNNNNNNNNNNNNNNNNNNNNNNNNNNNNNNNNNNNNNNNNNNNNNNNNNNNNNNNNNNNNNNNNNNNNNNNNNNNNNNNNNNNNNNNNNNNNNNNNNNNNNNNNNNNNNNNNNNNNNNNNNNNNNNNNNNNNNNNNNNNNNNNNNNNNNNNNNNNNNNNNNNNNNNNNNNNNNNNNNNNNNNNNNNNNNNNNNNNNNNNNNNNNNNNNNNNNNNNNNNNNNNNNNNNNNNNNNNNNNNNNNNNNNNNNNNNNNNNNNNNNNNNNNNNNNNNNNNNNNNNNNNNNNNNNNNNNNNNNNNNNNNNNNNNNNNNNNNNNNNNNNNNNNNNNNNNNNNNNNNNNNNNNNNNNNNNNNNNNNNNNNNNNNNNNNNNNNNNNNNNNNNNNNNNNNNNNNNNNNNNNNNNNNNNNNNNNNNNNNNNNNNNNNNNNNNNNNNNNNNNNNNNNNNNNNNNNNNNNNNNNNNNNNNNNNNNNNNNNNNNNNNNNNNNNNNNNNNNNNNNNNNNNNNNNNNNNNNNNNNNNNNNNNNNNNNNNNNNNNNNNNNNNNNNNNNNNNNNNNNNNNNNNNNNNNNNNNNNNNNNNNNNNNNNNNNNNNNNNNNNNNNNNNNNNNNNNNNNNNNNNNNNNNNNNNNNNNNNNNNNNNNNNNNNNNNNNNNNNNNNNNNNNNNNNNNNNNNNNNNNNNNNNNNNNNNNNNNNNNNNNNNNNNNNNNNNNNNNNNNNNNNNNNNNNNNNNNNNNNNNNNNNNNNNNNNNNNNNNNNNNNNNNNNNNNNNNNNNNNNNNNNNNNNNNNNNNNNNNNTGAAGGAAAATCCTCAGGACAGAGATGCTTCAGGCTCAAGATCAGGTTCATCATCCACAATGATCCTTACCAGTGATGGTCCTCTCAAGATCCCATGAATTACAGACATCTTGGATGGTGCTGGTAGGTGACTTTACACATGCCTATTCTCATAGTGGTTGAGATTAAGGTAATAGCTATCATTCTGTGCCATGGTATGACTTTTAAGaggaaaattgtttttgttgtaaaAATGAATTGTTCAATTCATATTGAAAAGTGTTTGAGAGCATGTGGGTCTCTAGAGATTCATGCTTTACCTAGAGTCATCCCAACTGCATGGAAACGTGTGTTTTTCATTCAATTGTGCCACACTTGCTTCAAGTCCTTCAAAGTCTAGCTTTTCCAAATTCATAGTGGCCCCgtataattatatttgataattcTTGCTAACCATCTATGCATGGTTTGGGATTtgggggtttgggttttgttggggtttttttctatttttatatagaaTTTGGATTTGTCGATAAGTTCagccattcatttatttgtgtagtAGTGCACTGATATCATGAGTCCACTAATGTAGGTTCCAATAATGTTGCCATGCTGTTGTACTCTAGCAAATATTACTATGACAAGGTAGCCAAAATTGGggtatttttctttagaaataaaaaggatttttatcaGTGAAGTGTGTGTATTAGACAAGTGACCTGCCACATGTTACAAACATTTTGATAGTCGAGCACTCCCAGTTCCTTTAAGTGATATACCACAACTACAACACTgcatactttttaattatttgttttatttttgagattactatataattatatcatttggatggaggaaaaggaaatgagggGTGACATAATTTCCAATTTGTGTGTTCAAATAGCTATAATTTGAATTTCTCCAGTTCACTGAAAGGTACTTTGGTTTTTCCTCCTTGCATGCTTCTTTAAAGGAACCCATGCAGCCAGAGCCTAGAGCCAATGGAACCACTGTTACTGAATTCATTCTGCTAGGTTTGGTAGAGACACCTGAGCTGTGGCCAGTTGTCTTCATACTCTTCCTCTTGGCTTACATGACAACAGTTGGAGGTAACCTGAGCATCCTGGCAGCTGTCTTGGTGGAACCCAAActgcacacccccatgtacttcttcctgggGAATCTGTCAGTGATGGATGTGGGGTGCATCAGTGTGACTATTCCCTCCATGTTGGGTCGACTCTTAATCCAAAAGCATACAATTCCATACGGAGATTGTCTCACACAGCTCTTCTTCTTCCATTTGCTGGCTGGGGTTGACTGCTTCCTGTTGACAGCCATGGCTTATGACCGCTTCCTGGCCATCTGCCGGCCCCTCACTTACAGCACCCGAATGAACCATTCAGTCCAGAGGATCTTGGTGGCCACATCCTGGGCTTGTGCCTTCAGCAATGCACTGACCCACACTGTGGCCATATCCACACTTCACTTCTGTGGCCCCAATGTGATCAATCACTTCTACTGCGACCTGCCTCAGCTCTTCCAGCTCTCCTGCTCCAGTACCCAGTTCAATGAGTTGCTGGGCTTCGGAGTGGGTTTCATAATGGCAGGAACCCCTATGGCTCTCATTTTTGTCTCTTACATCCACGTGGCAGCTGCAGTTCTGCGAATCCGCTCTgctgaaggcaggaagaaagcttTCTCCACATGCAGCTCTCACCTCACTGTGGTTGCCATGTTCTATGGCACAGGCATGTTTAACTACATGAGACTCGGTTCCACCAAATTTTCAGATAAGGATAAAGCTATTGGGATTTTCAACACTGTCATCAACCCTATGCTGAACCCACTCATCTACAGTCTCAGGAACCCTGATGTGCAGGCTGCCCTCTGGAGGGTACTCACAGGCAGGCGACCAGTAACTTGAAGAGGTCTCAAGGTCCCTTCCACATACTTCATTTAGAACTATATCTGAGAATAGGTGTCTCCTCTAGTTTCAAATGCAAGAACAATTTTTCAGAACTCTTTCATCTTAGAGCTTAATTTAAGGGGTGATAATTATTGTTGCCCAAAGATCGTACCCATGTCTACATGATGGTGTATACATGGGTCCTCTTAGGTTTGCCCTTTGAAGGTTTTACCTTTACTTAGTATTTTCCCTTTAGCTGGAGTTCCCAGAGTGTCTCCGAAAACGTTCACCTGGAGAGTCGTATTTCTTCCTCAAGGTTCGATACCTTTGGTCTATGTATGCAACCTAACACTtgaggagaaatggctcattcctctttttctttttttttttttgagttctgatTTTTATATGCTGGAAAAAAACACTGAATTAACATGCAACCCACCTCTGTTGATCTGGTGGCCCATTGTATCATGTCATGAATTATGGACAAATTCTGGCCTTCTGGAGCATGTGGAGAAAATGTTCCTACTTTCACATTCAGTCCAAGACCTTTTTACAACTCTATATGATTTAGAGGAAATG
This sequence is a window from Mus pahari chromosome 14, PAHARI_EIJ_v1.1, whole genome shotgun sequence. Protein-coding genes within it:
- the LOC110332572 gene encoding olfactory receptor 3A1-like, with amino-acid sequence MQPEPRANGTTVTEFILLGLVETPELWPVVFILFLLAYMTTVGGNLSILAAVLVEPKLHTPMYFFLGNLSVMDVGCISVTIPSMLGRLLIQKHTIPYGDCLTQLFFFHLLAGVDCFLLTAMAYDRFLAICRPLTYSTRMNHSVQRILVATSWACAFSNALTHTVAISTLHFCGPNVINHFYCDLPQLFQLSCSSTQFNELLGFGVGFIMAGTPMALIFVSYIHVAAAVLRIRSAEGRKKAFSTCSSHLTVVAMFYGTGMFNYMRLGSTKFSDKDKAIGIFNTVINPMLNPLIYSLRNPDVQAALWRVLTGRRPVT